From Hymenobacter sedentarius, a single genomic window includes:
- a CDS encoding DEAD/DEAH box helicase, producing the protein MTFDDLNLIDPILKALKEEGYTTPTPIQEQAIPHVLEGKDLLGVAQTGTGKTAAFTVPILQVLHRTAQVSNHAPRAIRCLVLTPTRELAIQINESFGAYGRHLSQIRHTVIFGGVGQNPQVAQLKRGVEVLIATPGRLLDLMNQGFVDLRQVEVFVLDEADRMLDMGFINDIKRILPKLPAKRQTLFFSATMPGQIQELASTILRPNPVRVAVTPVSSTADTVTQSVYLVETNDKPALLRHILEDKGIKRVLVFTRTKHGADKVVKALAANQIQAEAIHGNKSQNHRQRALSNFKAGSTRVLVATDIAARGIDVDELTHVINYEIPNEPETYVHRIGRTGRAGAFGTAFSFVEDEERAYLQDIQKLISRQIDVEAEHPFTSGRIKPVMLHGNERIIRPKGPAGRPARSGPREGGNGGGGRSGGGQGGGRPSSQGGGRPSGERSRPAAPAGGGHSDTARRFGSGGARVNVGGNREGGDQGGRRRGDAGGSRRGSF; encoded by the coding sequence ATGACGTTTGACGATTTAAACCTGATTGACCCCATCCTCAAAGCCCTCAAAGAGGAAGGATACACCACCCCCACCCCCATCCAGGAGCAAGCCATTCCGCATGTGCTCGAAGGCAAAGACCTCCTCGGCGTGGCCCAGACCGGCACCGGCAAAACGGCAGCCTTCACCGTGCCCATCCTGCAGGTGCTGCACCGCACGGCCCAGGTTTCGAACCACGCCCCGCGCGCCATTCGCTGCCTCGTGCTCACGCCCACCCGCGAGCTGGCCATCCAAATCAACGAAAGCTTCGGCGCCTACGGCCGCCACCTGAGCCAGATTCGCCACACCGTCATTTTCGGCGGCGTGGGCCAAAACCCGCAGGTAGCGCAGCTCAAGCGCGGCGTGGAAGTGCTCATCGCCACGCCCGGCCGCCTGCTCGACCTCATGAACCAAGGCTTCGTGGACCTGCGCCAGGTGGAAGTGTTCGTGCTCGACGAAGCCGACCGCATGCTCGACATGGGCTTCATCAACGACATCAAGCGCATCCTGCCCAAGCTGCCCGCCAAGCGCCAGACGCTGTTCTTCTCGGCCACCATGCCCGGCCAGATTCAGGAGCTGGCCAGCACCATCCTGCGTCCCAACCCCGTTCGCGTGGCCGTTACGCCCGTCAGCAGCACCGCCGATACGGTGACCCAGTCGGTTTACCTGGTTGAAACCAACGACAAGCCCGCCCTGCTCCGCCACATTCTGGAGGACAAAGGCATTAAGCGCGTCCTGGTTTTCACCCGCACCAAACACGGCGCCGATAAAGTGGTAAAAGCTCTGGCCGCCAACCAGATTCAGGCCGAAGCCATTCACGGCAACAAGAGTCAGAACCACCGCCAGCGCGCCCTGTCCAACTTCAAGGCCGGCAGCACCCGCGTGCTGGTGGCCACCGATATCGCCGCCCGCGGCATCGATGTGGACGAGCTGACCCACGTTATCAACTACGAAATCCCGAACGAGCCCGAAACCTACGTGCACCGCATTGGCCGCACCGGCCGGGCCGGGGCGTTCGGCACCGCGTTTTCCTTCGTGGAAGACGAGGAGCGCGCTTACCTGCAGGACATCCAGAAGCTCATCAGCCGTCAGATTGACGTGGAAGCCGAGCATCCGTTCACTTCGGGCCGCATCAAGCCCGTGATGCTGCATGGCAACGAGCGCATCATTCGTCCTAAAGGCCCGGCTGGTCGTCCGGCCCGTTCCGGCCCCCGCGAGGGTGGCAATGGTGGCGGCGGACGTTCCGGCGGTGGCCAGGGCGGTGGGCGCCCCAGCAGCCAGGGCGGCGGCCGCCCCAGCGGCGAGCGTAGCCGTCCGGCGGCTCCGGCCGGCGGTGGTCATTCGGATACGGCTCGCCGCTTCGGCAGCGGCGGTGCCCGCGTGAACGTGGGTGGCAACCGCGAAGGGGGCGACCAGGGCGGCCGTCGTCGGGGCGATGCCGGTGGCTCGCGCCGCGGCTCGTTCTAG
- a CDS encoding helix-turn-helix domain-containing protein, with protein MVERIRTLLETRQLTPTQFADAIGIARPIVSHILSGRNKPSLEVVQRILAAMPDLSMPWLLNGTGPMLADAVAPVSIVAAPAASIQAVAPPKQAPQAPEKEPAPAPEALPVVAEAPATPAPRSPRTAVAAPTGPISRPVNTGAKYPVPKRFTTSRPNAAPAPSAAPLVAQPQPAVETPPAPATSPTATVVPPVAVETAPAQPAVDPTAAALIERTEKPIRRIVIFYRDGSFADYQPE; from the coding sequence ATGGTCGAGCGTATCCGAACGCTGTTGGAAACCCGTCAGCTTACTCCTACTCAATTTGCCGATGCCATTGGCATTGCTCGGCCGATTGTGAGTCATATTCTGTCCGGTCGCAACAAGCCTAGTTTGGAGGTGGTGCAGCGCATTCTGGCGGCCATGCCGGACTTATCGATGCCTTGGCTGCTCAATGGCACCGGGCCCATGTTGGCGGATGCTGTTGCTCCGGTTTCTATTGTTGCTGCCCCCGCGGCATCCATACAGGCAGTTGCGCCGCCTAAACAAGCTCCTCAAGCACCAGAAAAGGAGCCGGCCCCGGCGCCAGAAGCGCTTCCGGTCGTTGCCGAGGCACCAGCTACCCCGGCTCCTCGTAGCCCACGAACTGCTGTCGCTGCCCCTACTGGGCCCATTTCCCGCCCGGTCAATACAGGTGCCAAGTACCCAGTACCTAAGCGGTTTACTACTTCGCGGCCTAATGCTGCCCCTGCGCCATCTGCTGCTCCGCTGGTGGCCCAGCCACAGCCGGCCGTTGAAACGCCCCCTGCGCCTGCTACCAGCCCTACGGCAACGGTAGTGCCACCGGTAGCTGTAGAAACTGCTCCGGCTCAACCGGCCGTTGACCCCACCGCTGCCGCATTAATCGAAAGGACTGAAAAGCCGATTCGACGAATCGTGATTTTCTATCGCGACGGGTCCTTTGCGGATTATCAGCCCGAGTAA
- a CDS encoding L,D-transpeptidase family protein — translation MSFLFRFTSLLWALLLVALGSATLQSCGSDKGQSADGSAGESAASVAAGPQPLVDSTYVINSIRSEPAFKAQLLAARRFYRERKFKLGWFKDHQLVPQAQTLQNIIAKAQDEGLDPKDYQVKDFKKLFAELEQVRADSARRNALERKIDVALTGTYLKWASDYYRGAANPRDSKNTAWQVKPNKIKLHKALLTFLGERKSRYNYYEFAPLHPEYDQLRKALAAYRAQERAGGWPVLPATLKLKPGQSSPAVPALRQRLLGGAGSPGGAQPATAPAAMPVSLRDSARSGKAAAAPVEQVYGPDLVSAVKTFQEDAGLRPDGIVSGETLRQLNVPIGSRIDQIILNMERWRWLPKRFEPSYLLVNIPEYTLHVIENGKEAFNMRVIVGKSLHETPIFSDKMEYVVLAPYWNVPFSIIENELKDKLIADPHYIDHLDMEVVKGYGKKAVVVDPSSIDWAGVTEENFKYTLRRRPGPENDLGNMKFIFPNSNDVYLHDTPHRELFSQSLRSFSHGCVRVQDPLRLATYLLRDKPGWDQQTILDTVARRREKYVPLKTKLPVYLVYFTAWADADGHPHFRDDIYGHDKALAREYFD, via the coding sequence ATGTCTTTTCTGTTTCGTTTCACTTCCCTGCTGTGGGCGCTGCTACTGGTAGCGCTTGGCAGCGCCACGCTGCAGTCCTGCGGGTCCGATAAGGGCCAGTCCGCAGATGGCTCCGCGGGCGAGTCGGCTGCTTCCGTGGCCGCTGGCCCGCAGCCCTTGGTCGACAGCACGTATGTCATCAATAGCATCCGGTCCGAGCCGGCGTTCAAGGCGCAGTTGCTTGCGGCCCGGCGTTTTTACCGGGAGCGAAAATTCAAGTTGGGCTGGTTTAAGGACCATCAATTGGTACCGCAGGCCCAGACGTTGCAGAATATTATTGCTAAAGCCCAGGATGAAGGCCTGGACCCTAAAGACTACCAGGTTAAGGACTTCAAGAAGCTATTTGCCGAACTGGAACAGGTTCGGGCCGATTCGGCGCGCCGCAATGCGCTGGAGCGAAAGATTGACGTGGCCCTTACCGGCACCTACCTAAAGTGGGCTTCCGACTACTACCGGGGCGCTGCCAATCCGCGCGATTCCAAGAACACAGCGTGGCAGGTAAAGCCCAACAAAATCAAGCTGCACAAGGCCCTGCTCACCTTTTTGGGAGAGCGGAAAAGCCGATACAACTACTACGAATTTGCGCCCCTGCACCCCGAGTACGACCAGTTGCGCAAGGCCCTGGCGGCCTACCGGGCGCAGGAGCGCGCCGGCGGCTGGCCCGTATTGCCGGCCACGCTAAAGCTCAAGCCGGGGCAGTCGTCGCCGGCCGTGCCTGCGTTGCGGCAGCGCCTGTTGGGCGGTGCCGGCAGCCCGGGCGGCGCCCAGCCCGCGACTGCACCAGCCGCGATGCCGGTGTCGCTAAGAGATAGCGCCAGGTCTGGGAAAGCCGCCGCGGCTCCCGTCGAGCAGGTGTATGGCCCCGATTTGGTGAGCGCCGTGAAGACCTTCCAGGAGGACGCCGGGCTGCGGCCCGATGGCATTGTAAGCGGCGAAACTTTGCGCCAGCTCAACGTGCCCATTGGCTCCCGTATCGACCAAATTATTCTGAACATGGAGCGGTGGCGCTGGCTCCCCAAGCGCTTTGAGCCGAGCTACCTGCTGGTAAACATTCCGGAGTATACCCTGCACGTAATTGAGAACGGCAAGGAAGCTTTCAACATGCGCGTCATCGTGGGCAAGAGCCTCCACGAGACCCCCATTTTCAGCGATAAAATGGAGTACGTGGTGCTGGCCCCCTACTGGAATGTGCCCTTCAGCATCATCGAAAATGAGCTCAAGGATAAGCTGATTGCCGACCCCCACTACATCGACCACCTCGACATGGAGGTAGTGAAAGGCTACGGCAAAAAGGCTGTGGTGGTAGACCCCTCCTCCATCGATTGGGCTGGGGTGACAGAAGAAAACTTCAAGTACACGTTGCGTCGTCGGCCCGGGCCGGAGAATGATTTGGGCAACATGAAGTTCATCTTCCCCAATTCCAACGACGTGTATTTGCACGATACGCCCCACCGCGAGTTGTTTTCCCAGAGCCTGCGCAGCTTCAGCCACGGCTGTGTGCGGGTGCAGGACCCCCTGCGGCTGGCCACCTATTTGCTGCGCGATAAGCCCGGCTGGGACCAGCAAACCATCCTCGATACCGTGGCCCGGCGCCGGGAAAAGTACGTCCCGCTCAAGACCAAATTACCCGTGTATCTGGTGTACTTCACGGCATGGGCCGATGCCGATGGGCACCCCCACTTCCGCGACGACATTTATGGTCACGATAAGGCGCTAGCCCGCGAGTACTTCGATTAG
- a CDS encoding M1 family metallopeptidase, protein MVSPIASGSPTASTSPTTSPVALSPDPHSYSGLSPVRVRHLLLELAVDFDSRTLAGSATWHLANAGEASPVIFDTRELAIESVERLDGSGTVAPAEYTLGTADPVLGQPLRVALANDTTGVRIHYRTAPAAAALQWLAPAQTSGTQPFLFTQSQAILARTWLPCQDSPGIRFTYEARVRVPAHLLALMSAANPQQRSASGEYQFRMDQPIPAYLMALAVGDLEFAPLSERTGIYAEPATLPPATHEFADLEHMVAAAEQLYGPYRWERYDLLVLPPSFPFGGMENPRLTFVTPTILAGDRSLTSLVAHELAHSWSGNLVTNGTWNDFWLNEGFTVYFERRIMEHLYGREYADMLQVLGRDALHHTIEEIGATSPDTHLRLNLAGRDPDEGLTEIAYEKGCSLLLTLEGLIGRPRLDAFIKEYFARFSFQAMDTDTFLAYLRAELLDKKPGLEARLQLSDWVDGPGLPANTPAVTSHRFEAVDQALSRLAAGTAPAALAQETAEWSSHEWVHFLQGLPPTLSAEQLKPLDDAFHFTTSGNAEILTAWFPHTLRAGYAAAAPALENFLRHVGRRKFLVPLYRALLATPNGPQRARAIYAEARPNYHSVATGTLDALLAERT, encoded by the coding sequence ATGGTCTCTCCTATTGCTTCGGGCTCTCCTACTGCTTCGACCTCTCCTACTACTTCGCCGGTCGCCTTGTCCCCCGACCCGCACAGCTATTCAGGCTTAAGCCCGGTCCGGGTCCGGCACCTGCTGCTGGAGCTGGCCGTTGACTTCGACAGCCGCACCCTAGCGGGCAGCGCTACCTGGCACTTGGCCAATGCAGGCGAGGCAAGCCCGGTCATCTTCGACACCCGTGAGCTGGCCATCGAGTCCGTCGAACGACTCGACGGCTCGGGCACGGTTGCCCCGGCTGAGTACACGTTGGGCACCGCCGACCCAGTGCTTGGCCAGCCCCTGCGAGTCGCCCTGGCGAATGACACCACGGGCGTGCGCATCCATTACCGCACCGCTCCTGCCGCGGCCGCGCTGCAATGGCTGGCCCCCGCCCAGACCTCCGGCACCCAGCCCTTCCTGTTCACGCAGTCGCAGGCCATTCTGGCGCGCACCTGGCTGCCCTGCCAGGACTCCCCCGGCATTCGCTTCACCTACGAGGCCCGGGTGCGCGTACCAGCCCACCTGCTGGCCCTGATGAGCGCCGCCAACCCCCAGCAGCGGAGCGCCAGCGGCGAGTACCAGTTCCGGATGGACCAGCCCATCCCGGCCTACCTCATGGCCCTGGCCGTAGGCGACCTAGAGTTTGCGCCGCTGAGCGAGCGCACCGGCATCTACGCCGAGCCGGCCACCCTGCCCCCGGCCACCCACGAGTTTGCCGACCTCGAACACATGGTGGCCGCCGCCGAGCAGCTCTACGGCCCCTACCGCTGGGAGCGGTACGACTTGCTGGTGCTGCCCCCCAGCTTCCCCTTTGGCGGAATGGAAAACCCGAGGTTAACATTTGTAACACCTACCATTCTGGCCGGCGACCGCAGTCTGACAAGTTTGGTGGCTCACGAGCTGGCCCATTCCTGGTCGGGCAACCTTGTTACAAATGGAACGTGGAATGATTTCTGGCTCAACGAAGGATTTACCGTGTATTTCGAGCGCCGCATCATGGAACATTTGTATGGCCGCGAATATGCCGACATGCTGCAGGTGCTGGGCCGCGACGCCCTGCACCACACCATTGAGGAGATAGGCGCGACCAGCCCCGACACCCACCTGCGCCTGAACCTGGCCGGCCGCGACCCCGACGAAGGCCTCACCGAAATAGCCTACGAAAAAGGCTGCTCCCTCCTACTCACCCTGGAAGGGCTGATTGGCCGACCCCGGCTTGATGCCTTTATTAAGGAGTACTTTGCCCGCTTCAGTTTTCAGGCCATGGACACGGACACCTTCCTCGCTTACCTCCGCGCCGAGCTTCTGGATAAGAAGCCCGGCCTGGAGGCCCGGCTGCAGTTGAGCGATTGGGTCGACGGCCCCGGCCTGCCCGCGAACACCCCGGCCGTGACCTCCCACCGGTTCGAAGCCGTGGATCAGGCGCTGTCCCGGCTGGCCGCTGGTACCGCGCCGGCCGCCCTCGCTCAGGAGACGGCCGAGTGGAGCAGCCACGAATGGGTGCACTTCTTACAAGGCCTCCCGCCTACCTTGTCGGCGGAGCAGCTAAAGCCTCTCGACGACGCTTTTCATTTTACCACCTCCGGCAACGCTGAAATTCTTACCGCCTGGTTTCCGCACACGCTGCGGGCCGGCTACGCCGCGGCAGCCCCGGCCTTGGAAAATTTTCTGAGGCACGTGGGGCGGCGCAAATTTTTGGTGCCGTTGTACCGGGCCTTGCTCGCCACGCCCAACGGGCCGCAGCGGGCCCGCGCCATCTACGCTGAGGCCCGGCCCAATTATCACTCGGTGGCCACCGGGACACTCGACGCCTTACTCGCCGAACGAACATAA
- a CDS encoding cyanophycinase, translated as MKNIIPLGKLIAVGGNEDKGTYPNPRTRRKYYLNFFKLGILKRIVLETGKLDPRIEVITTASMIPEEVGPIYTGSFAMLNCLNVGVMDIRTPEDARQPEYLERLKAADVVMFSGGNQSRLREMFGDSEFLKCMTQRYYDEPHFVIAGTSAGAMAMSEHMIRGGSVPDALLKGAVKMGVGLSLLPAAIVDSHFVKRGRFGRLIESVALHPKLIGIGLGEDTGVLITDGNLVETIGSNLVIILDGHHIQHNNAAAAKKGTVLSIENVTMHVLAKGNVYDMHERKFYVSKEAQAARHPKPDTVDADSTVEQA; from the coding sequence TTGAAAAACATCATTCCATTAGGCAAGCTCATCGCCGTTGGCGGCAATGAAGACAAGGGCACCTACCCCAATCCTCGCACGCGCCGCAAGTATTACCTCAACTTTTTTAAGCTGGGCATTCTGAAGCGCATTGTCCTGGAAACCGGCAAGCTCGACCCGCGCATTGAAGTAATCACCACGGCTTCCATGATTCCGGAAGAAGTTGGGCCGATTTACACGGGGTCTTTCGCCATGCTCAACTGCCTCAATGTGGGCGTCATGGACATCCGCACGCCCGAAGATGCCCGGCAGCCGGAGTACCTCGAGCGCTTGAAGGCCGCCGATGTGGTGATGTTTTCGGGCGGCAACCAGTCGCGGCTGCGCGAGATGTTCGGCGATTCCGAATTCTTGAAGTGCATGACGCAGCGCTACTACGACGAGCCCCATTTCGTGATTGCCGGGACCAGCGCCGGGGCCATGGCCATGTCCGAGCACATGATTCGGGGGGGGTCGGTGCCCGATGCGTTGCTGAAAGGCGCCGTGAAAATGGGCGTTGGGCTGAGCCTGCTGCCGGCCGCCATTGTCGATTCGCACTTTGTAAAGCGGGGCCGCTTTGGCCGGCTCATCGAGTCGGTGGCGCTGCACCCCAAGCTCATCGGTATTGGGCTGGGCGAAGACACCGGCGTGCTTATTACGGATGGAAACTTGGTCGAAACCATTGGTTCTAACCTGGTTATCATTCTCGACGGGCACCATATTCAGCATAACAACGCCGCGGCAGCCAAGAAAGGAACCGTGCTTTCGATTGAAAACGTGACCATGCACGTGCTGGCCAAAGGCAATGTGTACGACATGCACGAGCGGAAATTCTACGTGAGCAAGGAAGCCCAAGCCGCCCGCCATCCCAAACCAGACACCGTGGATGCAGACTCGACGGTAGAGCAAGCCTAA
- a CDS encoding aldo/keto reductase, with translation MNYRKLGKTGFSVSEISLGTWQVGGKWGDPFSHDNADKILNAAVDAGINFIDTADVYGDGESEKAVGRLVRSRSEQIFVATKCGRRLQPHVADAYQPAVLRQFVEESLRNMQLETLDLVQLHCPPTDVYYRPEIFELFDRLRDEGKIRHLGVSIEKVEEGLKAIEFPNVATVQLIFNMFRQRPPELLFKEAARRDVGLIVRVPLASGLLTGKFSPQTSFSAEDHRNFNRNGEAFDKGETFSGVDYATGLAAVEELKQVFPGDSQLAAFALRWILMFDEVSCVIPGASRPEQILSNLKAAEMPALSAEQLQAVRNVYDRKIKPLVHHTW, from the coding sequence ATGAATTATCGCAAGCTTGGTAAAACTGGATTTTCTGTTTCTGAAATCAGCCTGGGCACCTGGCAGGTCGGCGGCAAATGGGGCGACCCGTTTAGCCACGACAACGCCGACAAAATCCTCAACGCCGCGGTCGATGCGGGCATCAACTTCATCGACACGGCCGATGTGTACGGCGACGGCGAAAGCGAAAAGGCCGTGGGCCGGCTCGTGCGCTCCCGCTCCGAGCAAATTTTTGTGGCCACCAAATGCGGGCGTCGCCTGCAGCCCCACGTCGCCGACGCCTACCAGCCCGCCGTGCTGCGGCAGTTTGTGGAAGAAAGCCTGCGCAACATGCAGCTCGAAACCCTGGACCTGGTGCAGCTGCACTGCCCGCCCACGGACGTGTACTACCGCCCCGAGATATTTGAGCTGTTTGACCGGCTGCGGGACGAAGGGAAAATCCGGCACCTGGGCGTGAGCATCGAAAAAGTGGAGGAAGGCCTAAAGGCCATCGAATTTCCGAACGTGGCCACGGTGCAGCTCATCTTTAACATGTTTCGGCAGCGCCCGCCGGAACTGCTCTTCAAAGAAGCCGCCCGCCGCGACGTGGGGCTGATAGTGCGCGTGCCACTGGCCAGCGGCTTGCTCACCGGCAAGTTCTCGCCGCAAACCAGCTTCTCGGCCGAAGACCACCGCAACTTCAACCGCAACGGCGAAGCCTTCGATAAAGGCGAGACGTTTTCGGGCGTGGACTATGCCACCGGCCTGGCCGCCGTGGAAGAATTAAAACAAGTCTTTCCGGGCGATTCCCAGCTGGCCGCTTTCGCCCTGCGCTGGATTTTGATGTTCGACGAGGTGAGCTGCGTTATCCCCGGCGCCTCCCGGCCCGAGCAGATTCTTTCCAACCTGAAAGCGGCCGAAATGCCGGCCCTTTCGGCCGAGCAGCTGCAGGCCGTGCGCAATGTGTACGACCGAAAAATCAAGCCCCTGGTGCACCACACCTGGTAA
- a CDS encoding isoaspartyl peptidase/L-asparaginase family protein, translated as MFALALHGGAGTIARATLLPADEMLYRNALEQALNTGYDLLRDGAAALDCVEAVVRSLEDCPLFNAGRGAVFTHEGHHEMDAALMAGHTRQAGAVAGVRQVQNPIRAARLVMEKTEHVLLAYPGADELAREYGLPLQPPEYFFTQHRYDQLQEALREGRMRLDHSQAQPAEAPTSPVTAPLEEPGKVEETADPNWKKGTVGAVARDVHGHLAAATSTGGMTNKRYARIGDTPLIGAGTWADTRCAISCTGHGEYFIRAVAAYDIACLMEYKGLSLEEACRMVVHDKLAPAGGEGGLIAVDAAGNVTLPFNSEGMYRASRIEGGEALVAIYK; from the coding sequence ATGTTCGCTCTCGCCCTCCATGGCGGTGCCGGCACCATTGCCCGCGCCACGCTGCTGCCCGCCGATGAAATGCTTTACCGCAATGCGCTGGAGCAGGCCCTGAACACCGGCTACGACCTGCTGCGCGACGGCGCCGCGGCCCTCGACTGCGTGGAAGCCGTGGTGCGCAGCCTCGAAGACTGCCCCTTGTTCAATGCCGGGCGCGGCGCGGTGTTTACCCACGAAGGCCACCACGAAATGGATGCTGCCCTCATGGCCGGACACACGCGCCAGGCCGGCGCCGTGGCCGGGGTGCGCCAGGTGCAAAACCCCATTCGGGCCGCCCGGCTGGTGATGGAAAAAACCGAGCACGTGCTGCTGGCCTACCCCGGCGCCGACGAGCTGGCCCGCGAGTACGGCCTGCCGCTGCAGCCGCCTGAGTATTTCTTCACGCAGCACCGCTACGACCAACTGCAGGAAGCCCTGCGCGAAGGCCGCATGCGCCTCGACCACAGCCAGGCCCAGCCCGCCGAAGCGCCAACCTCGCCCGTGACGGCCCCGCTCGAGGAGCCCGGCAAGGTGGAGGAGACGGCCGACCCCAACTGGAAAAAAGGAACCGTAGGCGCCGTGGCGCGCGACGTGCACGGCCACCTGGCCGCCGCCACCAGCACCGGAGGCATGACCAACAAGCGCTACGCCCGCATCGGCGACACGCCGCTCATCGGCGCCGGCACGTGGGCCGATACCCGCTGCGCCATCAGCTGCACCGGCCACGGTGAATATTTTATCCGGGCCGTGGCGGCTTACGACATCGCCTGCCTGATGGAATACAAAGGCCTGAGCTTGGAGGAAGCCTGCCGCATGGTAGTGCACGACAAGCTCGCCCCGGCCGGCGGCGAAGGCGGCCTGATAGCCGTGGACGCGGCCGGCAACGTGACCCTGCCCTTCAATTCGGAAGGCATGTACCGCGCCAGTCGCATCGAAGGAGGCGAGGCCCTGGTGGCCATTTATAAGTAG
- a CDS encoding DUF3127 domain-containing protein, which yields MAYDVTGRLHEIFDEQQVSEKFRKREFVLEVQDGQYPEHIKFQMVQDKTSLIDPFKMGDEVKVTFNLRGRGFNKNGQMLYFTNLEAWKIEPASGGNAGGSFGGGQQQAAPRPAAQNQNPTLRAQPSAAPIASDDDNDLPF from the coding sequence ATGGCATACGACGTAACCGGCCGGCTGCACGAAATATTTGACGAACAGCAGGTAAGCGAGAAATTCCGCAAGCGTGAGTTCGTGCTCGAAGTCCAGGACGGCCAGTATCCCGAGCATATCAAGTTTCAAATGGTTCAGGACAAAACCAGCCTCATCGACCCTTTCAAAATGGGCGATGAGGTGAAAGTGACCTTTAACCTACGGGGCCGCGGCTTCAACAAGAACGGCCAGATGCTGTACTTCACCAACCTGGAAGCCTGGAAGATTGAGCCGGCTTCGGGTGGCAACGCCGGCGGCAGCTTCGGCGGCGGCCAGCAGCAGGCCGCTCCGCGTCCCGCCGCTCAGAACCAGAACCCGACCTTGCGTGCCCAGCCTTCGGCAGCACCCATCGCCAGCGACGACGACAACGACCTGCCTTTCTAA
- a CDS encoding helix-turn-helix domain-containing protein — MDLFELIARGEGEELEFKQKTTHPHRISRTLVSLANTRGGQVLVGVDDLGRVVGVRDTEEELFVLREAAQHYIQPPLTTLHFLELEEDGRTVLVVTVPESLNKPHRAQVAPGDWRGYVRVRDASVQTSGLTEKVLERQQPESRFEKIPLNKQELAVIDYLKSHPRITLGQFMKLVNFGKRRAYQTLIKLVLHGYIRHHDKEKEPYYTL; from the coding sequence ATGGATTTATTCGAGCTAATTGCACGCGGCGAGGGCGAAGAGTTGGAATTCAAGCAAAAAACCACGCACCCGCACCGAATTTCGCGCACCCTGGTCTCGTTGGCCAACACCCGCGGCGGACAAGTTCTCGTGGGCGTCGACGACCTCGGCCGCGTGGTGGGCGTGCGCGATACCGAGGAAGAACTATTCGTATTGCGCGAAGCAGCTCAACATTACATCCAGCCGCCTCTTACCACCCTGCACTTCCTCGAATTGGAGGAAGATGGCCGCACCGTATTGGTGGTCACCGTGCCCGAAAGCCTGAATAAGCCCCACCGCGCCCAAGTGGCGCCCGGCGACTGGCGCGGCTACGTGCGGGTGCGCGACGCCAGCGTGCAAACCAGCGGCCTCACCGAAAAGGTGCTGGAACGCCAGCAGCCCGAATCCCGCTTTGAAAAGATCCCGCTCAATAAACAGGAGCTGGCGGTGATTGACTACCTGAAAAGCCACCCGCGCATTACACTGGGGCAGTTTATGAAGCTCGTAAATTTTGGCAAGCGTCGGGCCTATCAAACGCTGATTAAGCTAGTGCTTCACGGCTATATCCGTCACCACGACAAGGAAAAGGAGCCGTATTACACGCTGTAA